The Mytilus galloprovincialis chromosome 4, xbMytGall1.hap1.1, whole genome shotgun sequence genome contains a region encoding:
- the LOC143073621 gene encoding soma ferritin-like, translated as MQGVIGLLVGVAAVFAFSASGWLYSPDEKVSVIEARNLVNKLVEQNFDSYNQRAIRKQITECFRDSYQYLAMSMYFDQAEVALPGFHKLFKEYSDREMSNAAKLMTYMNLREGSNKFIGIPEPKISYEWHDGETALISALRMEHKANTKFQTIIQLALEKHDPHLKQFIEDSFLDQKVKVIKELGDKVTQLGKYRSEGKGLGLQMFDNTLL; from the exons ATGCAGGGTGTGATCGGGCTTTTGGTTGGCGTTGCAGCAGTATTTGCGTTTTCTGCAAGCGGATGGCTGTACTCGCCAGATGAGAAAGTATCGG TTATTGAAGCCAGAAATCTAGTCAACAAATTGGTGGAACAGAATTTCGACAGTTATAACCAAAGAGCTATTAGAAAACAGATAACGGAATGTTTCAGGGACAGTTATCAATATTTAGCTATG AGTATGTATTTCGACCAAGCAGAAGTGGCACTTCCAGGTTTCCATAAGTTGTTTAAAGAATATTCTGACAGAGAGATGTCAAATGCTGCAAAATTGATGACATATATGAACCTAAGAGAAGGATCAAATAAGTTTATAGGAATCCCT GAACCAAAAATTTCCTATGAATGGCATGATGGAGAAACAGCATTAATTTCAGCTTTAAGAATGGAACATAAAGCTAATACCAAGTTCCAAACAATAATACAATTAGCATTGGAAAAGCATGATCCACAT TTAAAACAGTTTATAGAGGACAGCTTCCTGGACCAGAAAGTTAAAGTCATTAAAGAACTTGGAGATAAAGTAACACAGCTAGGAAAATACCGATCAGAAGGGAAAGGACTTGGGTTACAAATGTTTGACAACACTTTACTTTAA
- the LOC143073620 gene encoding yolk ferritin-like produces MNTLFLISLVVAVCSAVEDVSNVRQDFKTSTIHALNEQIVKELQASYIYKAYSQYYARADVSLPGFAKFFSKAAKEESEHAEKLMDYLNMRGGEVKLQDIKLNDVCDVVSEELGKHSGIENSRTKACMCYFMAKSQTWNLCGDRDEWYNGLMGMEDALVLERFVNQKLLDLHKATESDAHLSHVLEHDFLDEQVQSIKSIGDTVKQLRRVKKGLGEYLLDGKM; encoded by the exons ATGAATACGTTGTTTTTAATAAGCTTGGTAGTTGCTGTGTGTAGTGCTGTCGAGG ATGTTTCAAATGTTCGACAGGATTTTAAAACATCAACAATACATGCCTTAAACGAACAGATTGTAAAAGAACTCCAGGCCAGCTATATTTACAAGGCATAT TCCCAGTACTATGCCAGAGCTGACGTTTCCTTGCCTGGGTTTGCCAAGTTTTTCTCTAAAGCTGCCAAGGAAGAGTCAGAACATGCAGAGAAATTGATGGATTACCTGAACATGAGAGGTGGTGAAGTTAAACTACAAGATATAAAG TTGAATGATGTATGTGATGTGGTATCAGAAGAACTGGGAAAACATTCTGGTATAGAAAACTCAAGAACAAAAGCATGT ATGTGTTACTTTATGGCAAAATCTCAAACATGGAACTTGTGTGGG GATAGAGATGAATGGTACAACGGACTCATGGGAATGGAGGATGCTTTGGTGTTAGAGAGATTTGTCAACCAGAAATTATTAGATCTCCACAAAGCAACAGAGAGCGATGCTCAT CTTTCCCACGTACTGGAACATGATTTCTTAGATGAACAAGTCCAGTCTATTAAGAGCATAGGAGACACAGTGAAACAGTTGAGGAGAGTAAAGAAAGGTCTCGGAGAATATTTATTGGATGGAAAAATGTAA